From the genome of Duffyella gerundensis, one region includes:
- a CDS encoding LysR family transcriptional regulator gives MLSTEIRYFLAVASTGSLSAASQQLYVAVSAISRQIQRLEQQVGAPLFERHPRGMILNEAGEIFAHHVRRNMLEMELAVAEIKGLNAVRRALIRIACTDGMAFDLLPTLMARFRLQNPAVTFSLQIASSSTVAGLIREGECDVAFQFSLQPERAVDVVASWPAPVLLAMQQQHPLAGAAIGLADLSHYPVALPQQGSTVRQLFDLTCHMNGIFIEPVLTCDSFATLWHFLLNTPGALTLCSQFTVLYQTDRLALKSIGINQLSQRTLQVQTPTGRRRSAALALWIDFVCEEITRQNQRVQPMWQDA, from the coding sequence ATGCTCAGTACGGAGATTCGTTATTTTCTTGCCGTCGCCAGCACCGGCTCGCTCAGCGCCGCCAGCCAGCAACTTTATGTGGCGGTTTCGGCCATCAGCCGCCAGATTCAGCGGCTTGAGCAGCAGGTTGGCGCGCCGCTGTTTGAACGTCATCCGCGCGGCATGATTCTGAATGAGGCGGGTGAGATTTTTGCCCATCACGTCCGCAGGAACATGCTGGAGATGGAGCTGGCAGTGGCGGAAATCAAAGGGTTAAATGCGGTACGCCGCGCCCTGATTCGCATCGCCTGCACCGATGGCATGGCGTTTGATCTGCTGCCGACGCTGATGGCGCGCTTTCGTCTGCAAAATCCCGCGGTCACCTTCAGCCTGCAGATTGCCAGCAGCAGCACGGTGGCAGGGCTGATTCGCGAAGGTGAATGCGACGTGGCGTTTCAGTTCAGCCTGCAACCGGAGCGTGCCGTTGACGTGGTGGCCAGCTGGCCCGCCCCGGTGTTGCTGGCGATGCAGCAACAGCATCCGCTGGCCGGTGCGGCAATCGGCCTTGCCGACCTCAGCCATTATCCGGTGGCCCTGCCGCAGCAAGGATCGACGGTGCGCCAGCTGTTTGACCTGACCTGCCATATGAACGGTATTTTTATCGAGCCGGTGCTGACCTGCGACAGTTTTGCCACGCTGTGGCACTTCCTGCTCAACACGCCCGGCGCACTGACGCTGTGCAGCCAGTTCACCGTGCTTTACCAGACCGACAGGCTGGCGCTGAAATCGATTGGTATTAACCAGCTCAGCCAGCGAACCTTGCAGGTGCAGACGCCGACAGGCCGCCGCCGCAGCGCAGCGCTGGCGCTGTGGATTGATTTTGTCTGCGAAGAGATCACCCGACAAAATCAGCGTGTCCAGCCGATGTGGCAGGATGCATGA
- a CDS encoding ABC transporter substrate-binding protein yields MKKRGRFALAALVLALAGSASAKTLVWCSEGSPENFNPQLYTSGTSVDASAVPVFNRLVDFKTGTTELQPSLAERWDISADGTVYTFHLRQGVKFHSNKLFKPSRDFNADDVIFSFMRQMDPKNPYHNVSSGNYSNFESLEFGSLIKKIEKVDDHSVRFTLAHAEAPFLADLAWYFASIHSAEYADAMLKAGTPEKVDSDPIGTGPFELVQYQKDSRILYRAFPQYWQGKAKLDRLIFSITPDASVRYAKLEKNECQGMPFPNPADLPRMKENPDIKLVQKAGLNTGFLSFNTQKAPLDNVKVRQALTMAINKPAIIEAVFKGTGTVAKNILPPGVWSADQALKDYDYDPEKAKALLAEAGIKPGTTIALWAMPVQRPYNPNARRMAEMIQSDWAKVGIKANIVTYEWGEYLKRVKSGEHQAALMGWTTATGDPDNFFGPLYSCTSANGGSNSSKWCYQPFEKLITTARAEQDHNKRIQLYTEAQQIMHDQAPAVMIAHSTIFEPVRKEVTGYEVDPFGKHIFYQVDIAK; encoded by the coding sequence ATGAAAAAAAGAGGTCGTTTTGCCCTGGCGGCGTTGGTGCTGGCGCTGGCGGGAAGTGCATCAGCGAAAACGCTGGTCTGGTGTTCTGAAGGTTCACCGGAGAACTTCAACCCGCAGCTCTATACCTCCGGCACCAGCGTTGACGCCAGCGCCGTACCGGTGTTCAACCGGCTGGTCGATTTTAAAACCGGTACCACCGAACTGCAGCCCAGCCTGGCGGAACGCTGGGACATCAGCGCAGACGGCACGGTGTATACCTTTCATCTGCGTCAGGGCGTGAAATTCCACAGCAACAAGCTGTTTAAGCCGAGCCGCGATTTCAACGCCGACGACGTGATCTTCTCGTTTATGCGTCAGATGGACCCCAAAAATCCCTACCACAACGTCTCCAGCGGCAACTACTCCAACTTTGAAAGTCTGGAATTTGGTTCGCTGATCAAGAAAATCGAGAAAGTTGACGATCACAGCGTGCGCTTCACGCTGGCGCATGCCGAAGCGCCGTTTCTCGCCGATCTCGCCTGGTATTTTGCTTCCATCCACTCCGCTGAATATGCCGATGCGATGCTGAAGGCGGGCACGCCGGAGAAGGTCGACAGCGATCCGATCGGCACTGGGCCGTTTGAACTGGTGCAGTACCAGAAAGATTCACGCATTCTCTATCGCGCCTTTCCGCAGTACTGGCAGGGCAAAGCGAAGCTCGATCGGCTGATCTTCTCCATCACGCCCGATGCGTCGGTGCGCTACGCCAAGCTGGAGAAAAACGAATGCCAGGGCATGCCGTTCCCCAATCCTGCCGATCTGCCGCGCATGAAAGAGAACCCGGATATTAAGCTGGTACAGAAGGCGGGGCTGAACACCGGATTCCTGTCGTTTAACACGCAGAAAGCGCCGCTGGATAATGTCAAAGTGCGCCAGGCGTTGACCATGGCGATCAACAAACCGGCGATCATTGAGGCCGTGTTCAAGGGCACCGGGACGGTGGCTAAAAATATCCTGCCGCCGGGCGTCTGGAGCGCCGATCAGGCACTGAAAGATTACGACTACGATCCGGAAAAGGCCAAGGCGCTGTTAGCCGAAGCGGGCATCAAACCTGGCACCACCATTGCGCTGTGGGCGATGCCGGTGCAGCGTCCTTACAATCCCAATGCACGCCGCATGGCGGAGATGATTCAGTCAGACTGGGCCAAAGTGGGCATCAAAGCCAATATCGTGACCTATGAATGGGGCGAATACCTGAAGCGCGTGAAGAGTGGTGAACATCAGGCCGCGCTGATGGGCTGGACCACCGCAACCGGCGATCCCGATAACTTCTTTGGCCCGCTCTACAGCTGCACCTCAGCCAACGGCGGATCGAACTCATCAAAATGGTGCTATCAGCCATTTGAAAAACTGATTACCACCGCGCGCGCCGAGCAGGATCACAACAAACGTATCCAGCTCTACACCGAAGCGCAGCAGATCATGCATGACCAGGCGCCCGCGGTGATGATTGCCCATTCAACAATATTCGAACCGGTACGCAAAGAGGTTACCGGCTACGAAGTGGATCCGTTTGGGAAGCATATTTTCTATCAGGTTGATATCGCAAAATAA
- the pepT gene encoding peptidase T, translated as MSDNLAATLTQRFFRYLAVSSQSDASATELPSTPQQHQMAQLLADELNAMGLHNVVIDRHATVTALKPGTKPNAPRIGFIAHIDTVDVGLSPDIFPQKIVFHGDDVCLNPQQDIWLRTAQHPEILAYEGQEIIFSDGTSVLGADNKAAVTVVMTLMERLQGDHGDIVVAFVPDEEIGLRGAKALDLETRFNVDFAYTIDCCELGEVVYENFNAAAAQIVFTGVTAHPMSGKGVLVNPLLMAHDFISQFDRYQTPEHTEGREGYTWFNDLQANASEARLKASVRDFDLAQFAERKKQIERVASDIAAAYPTGKVEVSISDTYSNISNALGDDRRAIDLLFTALDELAIAPKVIPMRGGTDGAALSAKGLLTPNFFTGAHNFHSKFEFLPVPSFVKSYEVAEKLCLLAARD; from the coding sequence ATGTCTGATAATCTTGCCGCTACCCTTACGCAACGTTTTTTTCGCTATCTGGCCGTCAGCAGCCAGAGCGATGCCAGTGCAACCGAGCTGCCCAGCACGCCACAGCAGCATCAGATGGCCCAGCTGCTCGCTGATGAACTCAACGCCATGGGCCTGCACAATGTGGTTATCGATCGTCACGCCACCGTGACCGCCCTCAAGCCGGGGACGAAACCGAACGCACCGCGCATCGGTTTTATTGCGCATATCGATACCGTTGATGTTGGCCTGTCGCCCGATATTTTTCCGCAGAAGATCGTCTTTCACGGCGATGACGTTTGCCTTAATCCGCAGCAGGACATCTGGTTGCGCACCGCGCAGCACCCGGAAATCCTCGCCTATGAAGGTCAGGAGATCATTTTCAGCGACGGCACCAGCGTACTGGGCGCCGATAACAAAGCGGCGGTCACCGTGGTGATGACCCTGATGGAGCGGCTACAGGGCGATCACGGCGACATCGTGGTGGCGTTTGTTCCCGATGAAGAGATCGGCCTGCGCGGCGCCAAAGCGCTGGATTTGGAGACGCGCTTTAACGTCGATTTCGCCTACACCATCGACTGCTGCGAACTGGGCGAAGTGGTTTATGAAAACTTCAATGCCGCTGCCGCGCAGATTGTCTTTACCGGCGTCACCGCCCACCCGATGTCGGGCAAAGGCGTACTGGTTAACCCGTTGCTGATGGCCCATGACTTTATCAGTCAGTTTGACCGCTATCAGACACCGGAACATACCGAAGGCCGTGAAGGCTATACCTGGTTCAACGACTTGCAGGCCAACGCCAGCGAAGCGCGGTTAAAAGCCTCGGTGCGTGATTTCGATCTGGCACAGTTTGCCGAGCGCAAAAAACAGATTGAGCGCGTTGCCAGTGACATTGCCGCTGCGTATCCCACCGGTAAGGTCGAGGTCAGCATCAGCGACACCTACAGCAATATCAGTAATGCGCTCGGCGACGATCGCCGCGCCATCGACCTGCTGTTTACCGCGCTGGATGAGCTGGCGATCGCGCCAAAAGTGATTCCCATGCGGGGCGGCACCGACGGCGCAGCGCTGTCGGCAAAGGGCCTGTTAACGCCGAACTTCTTCACCGGCGCGCATAATTTTCACTCAAAATTTGAGTTCCTGCCGGTGCCTTCGTTTGTGAAATCTTATGAAGTGGCGGAGAAACTCTGCCTGCTGGCGGCGCGTGACTGA
- a CDS encoding transporter substrate-binding domain-containing protein: MKKLSALFVAVGLFSSASVLAQETLRYGVESQYPPFESRNAQGELEGFDIELGNAICKAAALSCSWVESSFDALIPALAAKKFDAINSAMNITEAREKSIAFTKPVYRIPSMLVGKAGSGLKQATAEGLQGKNIGVLQGSIQETYAKKHWEPKGVTVTSYQDQNQVYNDMIAGRLDGTLVMSAAGQSGFLDKPQGKGFAFIGKPVEDDKILGSGIGFGLRKDDSALKQQLDTAIDKVQADGTLTALAKKYFPGIDVATGK; encoded by the coding sequence ATGAAAAAGTTAAGTGCACTGTTTGTGGCTGTGGGTCTGTTTTCATCGGCTTCTGTTCTGGCGCAGGAGACGCTGCGTTATGGCGTGGAATCGCAGTATCCGCCGTTTGAAAGCCGTAACGCGCAGGGTGAGCTGGAAGGGTTTGATATTGAACTGGGCAATGCGATCTGCAAGGCGGCGGCGCTCTCCTGCAGCTGGGTGGAAAGCAGTTTTGATGCGCTGATCCCGGCGCTGGCGGCTAAAAAGTTTGACGCCATTAACTCAGCGATGAACATCACCGAAGCGCGGGAAAAGAGTATTGCTTTCACCAAACCGGTGTACCGCATTCCGAGCATGCTGGTGGGCAAGGCGGGTTCCGGGCTGAAACAGGCCACGGCGGAAGGCTTACAGGGTAAGAACATTGGCGTGCTGCAGGGCTCGATTCAGGAAACCTACGCGAAGAAACACTGGGAGCCAAAAGGCGTAACCGTGACTTCGTATCAGGATCAAAATCAGGTCTATAACGACATGATCGCTGGCCGTCTCGACGGCACGCTGGTGATGTCAGCCGCCGGTCAGTCTGGTTTTCTCGATAAGCCGCAGGGCAAAGGGTTCGCCTTCATCGGCAAGCCGGTAGAAGATGACAAAATCCTCGGTAGCGGCATCGGCTTTGGTCTGCGCAAGGATGACAGCGCGCTGAAGCAGCAGCTGGATACGGCAATCGACAAAGTGCAGGCGGATGGCACGCTGACCGCGCTGGCGAAGAAATATTTCCCTGGCATTGACGTCGCCACCGGCAAATAA
- a CDS encoding methionine aminotransferase, producing the protein MTLSSAVAPRSKLPDVGTTIFSVIGQLSAQHNAINLSQGAPNFPCDPLLVESVSRAMREGHNQYASMLGLPALREVLAEKVLGLYGRDYDAGSEVLITGSASQGLYMAIAGLVHAGDEVIFFEPAFDSYAPVVRLQGATPIALKLQQPDFAINWDEVRAAITPRTRMIIINTPHNPSAQVLSDADLAQLAALTRHTDIVVLSDEVYEHILFDGRRHCGMATHAELAERSVVVSSFGKTFHVTGWRVGYCLAPAALMEEVVKVHQFMMFSADTPMQVGFAEYLRNPHTWLSLGEFYQRKRDLLAQALGDSPFRLLPSAGSFFMLASYGHFSDESDSEMVKRLIVDHGVATIPLSAFYTDGTDNRLIRLSFAKDDATLLLGAQALCQVLPR; encoded by the coding sequence ATGACCCTGTCCTCAGCCGTCGCGCCACGTTCGAAGTTACCCGACGTCGGCACCACTATTTTCAGCGTGATTGGCCAGCTCTCCGCACAGCACAACGCCATTAACCTGTCGCAGGGCGCGCCCAATTTCCCGTGCGATCCGCTGCTGGTTGAATCGGTCAGCCGCGCGATGCGCGAAGGGCATAATCAATATGCCTCGATGCTCGGTTTACCTGCGCTGCGCGAAGTGCTGGCAGAAAAGGTGCTGGGTCTGTATGGCCGTGACTACGATGCCGGCAGCGAAGTATTAATCACCGGCAGCGCCAGCCAGGGACTCTATATGGCGATTGCCGGACTGGTGCACGCCGGTGATGAGGTGATTTTCTTTGAGCCGGCGTTTGACAGTTACGCGCCGGTAGTGCGTCTGCAGGGCGCCACGCCGATCGCCCTCAAACTGCAGCAGCCCGATTTCGCCATCAACTGGGACGAGGTGCGAGCGGCAATCACGCCGCGCACGCGGATGATCATTATCAACACGCCGCACAATCCCAGTGCGCAGGTACTGAGCGATGCCGATCTGGCGCAGCTTGCCGCGCTGACCCGCCACACCGACATTGTGGTGCTCTCCGACGAAGTGTATGAGCACATTCTGTTTGATGGCCGTCGCCACTGCGGCATGGCCACCCATGCGGAACTGGCCGAGCGCAGCGTGGTGGTGTCGTCATTTGGCAAAACCTTTCACGTTACCGGCTGGCGCGTTGGCTACTGTCTGGCACCCGCCGCGCTAATGGAGGAGGTGGTTAAAGTCCATCAGTTCATGATGTTCTCCGCCGATACGCCGATGCAGGTCGGCTTTGCGGAATATCTGCGCAATCCGCACACCTGGCTGTCGCTTGGCGAATTTTATCAGCGCAAGCGCGATCTGCTGGCGCAGGCGCTGGGCGACTCGCCGTTTAGGCTGCTGCCTTCCGCCGGTTCATTCTTTATGCTCGCCAGCTACGGACATTTCAGTGACGAAAGCGACAGCGAAATGGTAAAACGTCTTATTGTCGACCACGGTGTGGCGACCATTCCGCTGTCGGCATTTTACACCGACGGCACCGATAACCGGCTGATTCGTCTCTCCTTTGCTAAAGATGACGCTACCTTACTGCTTGGGGCACAGGCGCTGTGTCAGGTACTGCCTCGTTAA
- a CDS encoding LysR substrate-binding domain-containing protein: protein MPRRPLPLNALHAFLVTARHLNLTRAAQELCITQGAVSRKIAALEAWLGFSLFERHARGLYLTSRGAALLPELNQGFALIADAADKATSQSARMTLKAPTCALRWLLPKLMAFEQQHPEIEVALTTTLDHSQQLDGFDAAILYGAQLDQADVLFAETLTPVVSRSLLDGDTLSLAALSRLTFLHPTQDDIDWRLWLQAQRAEVKMARNQYFDTMDLAISAAIQGFGVTVADVTLIQADLASGRLHAPFSASVKTGAVYSVLYRRQETTANQAALIAWLQGN from the coding sequence ATGCCTCGCCGCCCGCTGCCGTTGAACGCCCTGCACGCCTTTCTGGTCACTGCCCGCCATCTCAACCTGACGCGCGCCGCGCAGGAACTCTGCATAACGCAGGGTGCGGTGAGCCGTAAAATCGCCGCGCTGGAAGCCTGGCTGGGGTTTTCGCTGTTTGAGCGCCATGCGCGCGGGCTTTATCTCACCTCGCGCGGTGCGGCGTTGCTGCCCGAGCTGAATCAGGGTTTTGCGTTGATTGCCGACGCCGCCGATAAGGCCACCAGCCAGAGCGCCCGCATGACGTTAAAAGCGCCCACCTGCGCCCTGCGCTGGCTGCTACCTAAGCTGATGGCGTTTGAACAGCAGCATCCTGAGATTGAGGTGGCGTTAACCACGACGCTCGATCACAGCCAGCAGCTGGACGGCTTTGATGCCGCCATTCTGTATGGTGCCCAGTTGGATCAGGCCGATGTGCTGTTTGCGGAGACACTGACGCCGGTGGTGAGCCGCTCGCTGCTGGATGGCGACACGCTGTCGCTGGCGGCGCTTTCCCGCCTGACCTTTTTACACCCGACGCAGGATGATATTGACTGGCGTTTATGGCTGCAGGCGCAGCGGGCCGAGGTGAAAATGGCGCGTAATCAATACTTTGATACTATGGATTTGGCGATCAGCGCGGCGATTCAGGGGTTTGGGGTGACGGTTGCCGATGTGACCTTGATTCAGGCCGATCTGGCGAGCGGCCGACTGCATGCGCCGTTCAGCGCCAGCGTGAAAACCGGCGCCGTCTACAGCGTACTGTATCGGCGCCAGGAGACCACGGCAAACCAAGCGGCACTGATCGCCTGGCTCCAGGGCAATTAA
- a CDS encoding methyl-accepting chemotaxis protein translates to MAILKNFSIRSVMLWILGVFCLLWSGVGLYSVHALGKLGDGNTVDRQLVSQMTLLSKGNDQYFRFITRLSRVMDGAAAGKTPQAADYAPAAAALDAMEAQLVKFKAGAPGPMDAATSAAVIDSWQKLLDAGIVPQMTLAKSGDLAAFRTHASNVTPALSRAFGASAEQYNQRASELLDQTRVTVDRLTDITKSIIIAAVVFGLVILLFTDRYLVTMLVRPLDKIRQHFQFIADGDLSHPVQEFGRNCVGKLVPLLNAMQDSLRDAVSAIRSGTDNIYRGAAEISMGNNDLSSRTEQQAAALEQTAASMEQLTATVKFNADNAQQASSLAQTATKTASKGGELVNDVVQTMQEITGSSKKIAEITSVINSIAFQTNILALNAAVEAARAGEQGRGFAVVASEVRNLAQRSAGAAKEIETLISESVQRVDKGSQLVNAAGSTMDEMLKAVSDVNEIMKQIADASHEQSKGISQVGTAVAEMDSVTQQNASLVEEVSAAAGALERQTEELQRSVARFRLAPQAAAAPVAAPQTPLRPRLAPTAAASSSDEWVSF, encoded by the coding sequence ATGGCAATTCTTAAAAACTTCTCTATTCGCAGTGTCATGTTGTGGATACTCGGCGTTTTTTGTCTGCTTTGGTCAGGGGTTGGTCTCTACAGCGTGCATGCGCTGGGTAAACTGGGCGACGGTAACACCGTTGACCGTCAGCTGGTGTCGCAAATGACCCTGCTGAGCAAAGGCAATGACCAATATTTTCGTTTCATCACGCGCCTGTCGCGGGTGATGGACGGTGCCGCCGCCGGCAAAACGCCACAGGCCGCCGATTACGCGCCAGCCGCCGCCGCGCTTGATGCGATGGAAGCGCAGCTGGTAAAATTTAAAGCGGGCGCGCCCGGCCCGATGGACGCGGCTACGTCAGCTGCGGTGATCGACAGCTGGCAGAAGCTGCTTGATGCCGGCATTGTTCCGCAGATGACGCTGGCCAAAAGTGGCGATCTGGCGGCGTTTCGCACGCACGCCAGCAACGTAACGCCGGCACTCAGCCGCGCTTTCGGCGCCAGCGCTGAACAGTACAATCAGCGTGCCAGCGAATTACTCGATCAAACGCGCGTCACGGTGGATCGTCTGACTGATATCACTAAATCGATCATCATCGCGGCGGTGGTTTTTGGTTTGGTGATCCTGCTGTTCACCGATCGTTATCTGGTCACCATGCTGGTGCGTCCGCTGGATAAAATTCGCCAGCATTTCCAGTTTATTGCCGATGGCGACCTCAGCCATCCGGTACAGGAATTTGGCCGCAACTGCGTCGGCAAGCTGGTGCCGTTACTCAACGCCATGCAGGACAGCCTGCGTGATGCGGTGAGTGCCATTCGCAGCGGCACCGACAATATCTATCGCGGCGCGGCCGAGATTTCGATGGGCAACAACGATCTCTCCTCACGCACCGAACAGCAGGCCGCCGCGCTGGAGCAGACCGCAGCCAGCATGGAGCAGCTCACCGCCACGGTGAAGTTCAACGCTGACAACGCGCAACAGGCGAGTAGCCTGGCACAGACCGCCACCAAAACCGCCAGCAAGGGCGGCGAGCTGGTCAACGACGTGGTGCAAACCATGCAAGAGATCACCGGCAGCTCGAAGAAAATTGCTGAGATCACCAGCGTGATCAACAGCATCGCCTTCCAGACCAATATTCTGGCGCTAAACGCGGCGGTAGAAGCGGCGCGCGCCGGTGAGCAGGGCCGTGGCTTTGCCGTGGTTGCCAGCGAAGTGCGTAATCTGGCGCAGCGCAGTGCCGGTGCTGCCAAAGAGATCGAAACGCTGATCAGCGAATCAGTACAGCGCGTCGACAAAGGCTCTCAGCTGGTGAATGCCGCGGGCAGCACCATGGATGAGATGTTAAAAGCGGTGTCTGACGTGAATGAGATCATGAAGCAGATCGCCGACGCGTCGCATGAGCAGAGCAAAGGCATTTCGCAGGTGGGCACCGCCGTGGCGGAAATGGACAGCGTGACGCAGCAGAACGCCTCGCTGGTGGAAGAAGTTTCCGCCGCCGCCGGTGCGCTGGAGCGTCAGACCGAAGAGCTGCAGCGTTCAGTGGCGCGTTTCCGGCTGGCACCCCAGGCCGCTGCGGCACCGGTTGCCGCTCCGCAAACACCACTGCGTCCGCGTCTTGCGCCCACTGCCGCTGCCAGCAGCAGCGATGAGTGGGTGTCGTTCTGA
- a CDS encoding carboxylesterase/lipase family protein, producing the protein MKNQQHITVNTAEGQLAGTAEGEIAVFKGIPYAAPPTGERRWRPPAAVTPWHGCRDALAWGSASWQSREVCMEIGGGDPALPDEDCLYLNVWTPEIEPVRPLPVIVWIHGGGYALGAGSLAPYSGKPLAARGVVMVTLNYRLGHLGFFAHPALDAEYPAGKTINNFALLDQIAALQWVQRNIPAFGGDRHNVTIMGESSGARSVLSLFCSPLAQGLFHKGIAQSAYALPDVSRTEALALGEKVARHFSLEQPSAEQLRALPAEALTLLPPGMRIGPTPIAGDAVLPLPMLKVFARARQHKLPILIGSNSDESSVLDYFGVNASALVADLRRRRRPVYKLLNWMYDLHDDRALGRAVSRDMAFTAMSQLVVAAQCQVGMPGWRYWFDYVSERSRDLCPDGAWHGAEIVYTLNTLDQVPAIEAGREITDGDRAFAEDVSQYWLNFARYATPFSSTLEGKVAWPAWRPDNDITLCLGRQGEAHISLKENFMKRRLRILSLFRRAMVKLK; encoded by the coding sequence CAGCAGCACATCACGGTGAATACCGCCGAAGGCCAACTGGCGGGCACCGCCGAGGGAGAGATCGCGGTATTTAAAGGCATCCCTTACGCCGCGCCACCGACAGGCGAACGTCGCTGGCGACCACCGGCTGCGGTCACGCCCTGGCACGGTTGCCGTGATGCTTTGGCCTGGGGCAGCGCCAGCTGGCAGAGCCGTGAGGTGTGCATGGAAATTGGCGGCGGCGATCCCGCTTTGCCGGATGAAGACTGCCTCTATCTCAATGTCTGGACGCCGGAAATTGAACCGGTTCGCCCTTTGCCGGTGATAGTCTGGATCCACGGCGGCGGCTACGCGCTGGGTGCTGGCTCGCTGGCACCCTACAGCGGTAAACCCCTGGCCGCGCGCGGCGTGGTGATGGTGACCCTTAATTATCGCCTCGGCCATCTCGGCTTTTTTGCACATCCGGCGCTGGATGCGGAATATCCGGCGGGCAAAACCATCAATAATTTTGCGCTGCTCGATCAAATCGCCGCGCTGCAGTGGGTGCAACGCAATATTCCCGCTTTCGGTGGCGATCGCCACAACGTCACCATCATGGGTGAATCTTCCGGCGCGCGCAGCGTGCTGTCGCTGTTTTGTTCGCCGCTGGCGCAGGGGCTGTTTCACAAAGGCATTGCGCAGAGCGCCTATGCACTGCCTGATGTATCACGCACTGAAGCGCTGGCGCTAGGCGAAAAAGTTGCCCGTCATTTCTCCCTTGAGCAGCCCAGCGCCGAACAGCTGCGCGCTTTGCCAGCCGAGGCGTTGACCCTGCTGCCGCCGGGCATGCGCATCGGGCCGACGCCGATTGCCGGGGATGCGGTATTGCCGTTGCCCATGCTCAAGGTGTTTGCCCGCGCCCGGCAGCATAAATTGCCGATATTGATCGGCAGCAACAGCGACGAAAGCAGCGTGCTCGACTATTTTGGCGTAAACGCCTCGGCGCTGGTGGCGGATCTGCGTCGTCGTCGTCGGCCGGTTTACAAGCTGCTGAACTGGATGTATGACCTGCATGACGATCGCGCACTGGGTCGAGCAGTATCACGCGATATGGCTTTTACCGCGATGAGCCAGCTGGTGGTTGCCGCGCAGTGCCAGGTGGGAATGCCGGGCTGGCGCTACTGGTTCGACTATGTTTCCGAACGTTCGCGCGATCTGTGTCCTGACGGCGCGTGGCACGGCGCAGAGATCGTCTATACGCTCAATACGCTGGATCAGGTGCCGGCCATTGAAGCTGGTCGGGAAATCACCGACGGCGACCGCGCCTTTGCCGAAGACGTGAGCCAGTACTGGCTTAACTTCGCCCGTTACGCCACGCCGTTCTCCTCAACGCTGGAGGGCAAGGTCGCCTGGCCTGCCTGGCGACCGGATAATGACATCACCCTCTGTCTGGGACGACAGGGCGAGGCACATATCTCGCTGAAAGAGAACTTTATGAAGCGTCGGCTGCGTATTCTGTCGCTGTTTCGCCGGGCGATGGTAAAACTCAAATAA